GGCAATATAATAGCCGGGAAAATTTGAAACATAGGCCTTCATTCGCATCTTTTTAAAGAGTCAGACGAATTAGGCGGCGCACTGCGCCAGTACGTACATAACACACCATGTAAATTGGTGCTGTACGTCTGGTTGCACGCATGAGCGCATATTTGAAGAGACAAGTCACATGGCAGATAGAATTCTGATCAATGCGACGCACCAAAACCAAGAGTTACGCGTCGCTGTCGTTGCAGACGGCAAAACCCTCACCCACCTAGACATCCAACACCCTGGTCGCGAGCAAAAAAAAGCGAACATCTATAAAGGTACCATTACCCGCGTAGAAAAAAGTTTGGAAGCGGCATTCGTTAATTATGGTGCCGAACGTCATGGCTTCTTACCATTAAAAGAAGTTGCCGACGAATACTGGGATAAACCAGCAGATGGCAAAGGCCGCGGCATCTTGCGCGAAGGCCAGACCATTATGGTCCAGATCGAAAAAGAAGAGCGTGGCAATAAAGGCGCAGCACTATCAAGCTACATCAGCTTGGCAGGTTGTTACTTGGTGCTGATGCCTAACAATGGGCGCGCGGGTGGTATTTCACGTCGCATTGAAGGCGACGATCGCGATGCCCTAAAAGACATCATGAACAACCTCAACATCCCTGACGATATGGGCGTGATTGTCCGCACAGCCGGTGTGGGTAAACATCAAGAAGAAGTTCAATGGGATTTAGACGTACTGGTACAACAGTGGGAAGCGATTAAACAGGCTTACGATCAAGGTGAAGCACCCTTCCTGATTTTTGAAGAAAGCGATGCCATTGTCCGCACCCTGCGTGATTACATGCGTCCAGAGATTAGCGAGATTTTGGTCGATGATCCACAAGTGTACGAACACACCAAGCATCATTTAAGCCAAATCCGTCCTGATTTCGTCGATCGCGTCAAACTTTATGAGGATAAAATACCTTTATTCAATCGTTATCAAATCGAACGACAAATCGAACAAGCTTATCAACGTGAAATCAGTCTACCTTCCGGTGGCTCATTAGTGATTGAAGCGACTGAAGCATTGGTCTCCGTGGATATTAACTCTGCGCGAGCAACCAAAGGTAGCGATATTGAAGAAACGGCCTTACAAACCAATCTAGAAGCCGCTGATGAGGTGGCACGTCAATTACGTCTGCGCGATTTGGGTGGTTTGATTGTGATTGATTTCATCGATATGCGCCCTGTACGCAATCAACGTGCTGTTGAAAACCGTTTACAAGAGGCCAGCAAAAAAGATCGTGCACGCATTCAGATGCGCCGCATTTCGCGTTTTGGCCTGTTAGAAATGTCACGTCAACGCTTACGCTCATCACTGGGTGAAAACACCGAAGTGATCTGTCCACGTTGTAGTGGTGCGGGTTCTATTCGTGGTGTGAAATCTTTAGCCTTATCTATCTTACGTTTGCTAGAAGAAGATGCGGTACGTGATCATGGTGTTGTGCGTTTAACAGCGCAAGTGCCTGTGCCTGTGGCGACATTCTTGCTGAACGAAAAACGCAGCACGATTGCCGACATGGAACAAGCCCATCACATGCAAATCGTTATTGTGCCTAATCCACACTTTGATACACCTGAATTTACCATCGATAAACTACGTGGTGATAAAGCTGCCGAAGCAGGAGAAGCCAATACAGAAGAGCCTGCTAGTTACGAGCTGGTCACACAACCCAAACAAGATGATGTGGTCTTGACCAGTTCCAATGAGCATCGCAAAAAACATGAAACGGCTGCCGTAGCTCGTGTTGATGTGCCCGTTGCACCACCGAGCAAACCACGCAAGATTAGCCAAAAAAGCTTATTGAAACGTATCGCTGCTGCTTTATTTGGTGAAGAAGAGCCGCCTAAGAAAACATCGGGCTCTCAACAACGTCGTGGTGGTCAGCAGAACCGAGGCCGTGGTGGTAACCGCAATAATAACCGTAACAACAACAATCGTCGTGGCGGTCACAACAATCGCAACCAAGGCAATCGTCAACGCACCGATAATCGTGATGAATCACGTGATGCAGATGGTAATCGCGAAGAAAATCGTACGGATAATCGTCGCAGCAATAACCGTCAACGCAATGATCGTAACAACGATAACCGTCGCACTGATAATCGTCGTAGCAATGACAACCGTCGTGATGATGACAGCAGCACTGATAACCGTCGTACTGACAACCGTCGCACTGATAATCGTCGTACTGACAACCGTCGTACTGACAACCGTCGCAATGACAACCGACGTGACAGTGACAATGACAATGACAATGGCAACCGACGTGATGATGACAACAGCACTGACAACCGTCGTACTGACAACCGTCGCAATGACAACCGCCGTAACGACAACCGTCGTAACGACAATCGCCGAGGCGATCGTGGTGATGGCCAAGCTCGCGACAAATCAACGCATACACGTACAGTGACACCAAGAGTGCAAAACAAACCGCAGTATGATGTGGATCAGACGCTAACAATCCCATCAACCGGTCAGCCAGCACCATTCATTGAGCAACCGAAGCAAACAACACAGTCTGTTGCACCAGTGAAAGCACCCAAAGTTGACGCACCGAAAGTTGAAGCGCCAAAGGTTGAGAAACCAAAAGTGGAAACACCCAAGGTTGAAAAGCCAAAAGCTGAAACACCGCCGAAAGTTGAAAAGCAAAAAACGGAAGCTGTAAAAATCCCAGAAAACCAACCGACTGCAGCGATTGAGCAACCGAAAGAAAAGTAAGCTTTCTAAGCTTCAAGCAATAAAAAAGGCGCCATTGGCGCCTTTTTTGCATCCAAGTTAACACTATTAAGATCAAAACAAGTTTCCCTCTCTTGCGCTTGTCAGGAGTTTGGCTATAATTACTGACAAACAAAAGGAGACCGCCGTGTCTATCCAGCAACAGGTTTATCAACACATTCAGGGCCTACCTGCGGGACAGGCTTTTTCTGCGCGAACACTACGTTCATTCGGCTCTGCGGATAGTATTTGGCAAGCCCTCAGCCGATTGGTAAAGCATAAAAAATTAAAGCGCGTTGCGCGTGGCATTTACATCAGACCAAAAATAACTGAAAACTTTGGAGAGCTGCCTCTTTCCACGCAAGAAATTATTACAGCCATTGCTAAAAACACCGGAGAAACTATCGCGATACATGGCGCTGAAGCAGCTCGTCAGTTACAGCTAAGCACTCAAGCTCCCATACGAGAAATTTACTATACCACCGGCTACACACGTCATATCTCAATTGGCAATCGCACAATAAAGTTACAGCATGTAAGCCCAAGTAAAATTGTCGCACCGGGAACACTAGCGGGAAAAGCCATTCATGCATTATGGTATTTAGGAAAAAGCGCTGTAACAGCGGGCACAATGAAAAAAATAAAAAAGCGCATTGGAGAAGCTGAATTCAATCAATTAAATCAATACGTTGCGCTCATGCCTGTATGGATGGCTGAGGCTTATTCGAAAGAGAGAAATACAAAGTGAGCAATCTATTTTTTACTCTGTCAACCGAAGAACAAGCAACCTATTTGAGAAGGGCAAGTGAAAGGCACACCCATCTTTCGAACGTTTGTCACGCCATTGGTACGATTTACACATGCTACTTCAATCTCATTTCAGAGAAGAAGCACTCAATGCAAATGCTATCCTTAAAGATGTGATCTACACTAAAAAAGCATTTTATCATGCCAACTATGCACGTTACGACGATTGTTTGGAGAAGAAAATCCATCTCATCCCAACAGGGGACTTTTTAAAAGCACTGAAAACAGATTATAAAAAGATGCTGCAAGCAGATATGTTTATCTTAAAGCCACCATCATTTGAAGAGATTTTGGAAACGCTAAGAGAAGCGCAAAAAGTAATGAATTCATAAAGCTCAATTAAGCGTTCTAACACGCTAGCAATAGAAAAGGCGCCGATGGCGCCTTTTTTTTGTTCGCAGGTTCATGCATTAGCCAGCGCTGGTAACGCTCCGTAACGTACGAACTGTCGCACCCAGTGCATCTTTTAACGTAGCTTCCGGTATAGCAGCACGTGCTGCTTCTGCCACTTCCCCAGGAAACAACATAAACTTAAGCATTTTATAAAGATTAAAAGCGTTCTTATCAGCATCCCTTAAGCGAACCTCTCCAGAGCCGCAGGCGCGGAGGGCCGCTCTCCCTTCAGCAGAAAATAATTGCCCCATCCAACAATCAGCCTTTGACAAAGCTTTTTTCAAGCAGTGGGTATCAGCCTCAGCAGCACTATGCGTTTTCAATTCAACGATGGCATCATCAACTTCCAATGCGTTACTCTTTGCTTCTAATGCAGCAAGAACTTGCTTCATTGATTGATAGCGTGTCTGCGCCGCATCTTCAGTCGCAAGAACAAAGGACTTAGAACGTACTGCGGCAGACGGCGGCAACTTAACCACCCATTCACCACCAATCATTTTCCCTCCAGGCAAAGGTTTAAAGTTATCACCACCTTTCACCGCACGCCACAATGCCCGTAAAAATACTAGTGGCGCTAAGATAACATTGTCGATAGGAAAGGCTATCGTTTTCGCCAGGAAAATAGGCAAAAAACTAAGTACGCGGTAACTCCATTTCAGCAGAGCTGCTGTCTTCGGGTAGAATCGGGCCCTCTCCCAGCTGGCTAATTTCAACAATGGCGCTTTGGCAAGCTCTTTAAGAGAACGCTGTAAAGGCCCATCAAACCAATCCCAGCTGTTATACATCACTAACATATTATTTTTCCTTTTCTATTTGGTGAAAGATAGGGCATTCTACCCTAAACCAGCATAAACTGTCAACTCTTTGAACACCTTAGCCGACATTCCCATCAAATAAGGTTGAAAATCGCTTCTTTCACGGCATCCATGGTCTGTGTCCCATCAATGACATGATAAGTATCAGCCATTTTATCGGTGTAATAATCGATGAGCGGCGCCGTTTGATCGGTGTAAACCTGTAGACGGCGGCGGACGGTGTCTTCTTGGTCATCGCTGCGTTGCGTCAGTGGCTCGCCAGTGGCGTCATCTTTGCCGTCCACTTGAGGCGGGTTAAATTCAAGGTGGTAGGTACGTCCTGAAGCCGCATGCACACGGCGGCCAGAAAGACGGCTCACCAGTGTTTCAAACGGCACTTGGATTTCTACAACATGATCAAAATCAACGCCAGCTGCATGCAAGGCTTCGGCCTGCGGCATGGTGCGCGGAAAACCATCCAGCAAAAAACCATTTGCACAATCAGGCGCTTGGATACGCGCCGTAACCAATGCAATCATGACCTCATCAGGCACATATTCGCCTTTATCCATGAACTGTTTAGCATTTAAACCTTGCTCGGTGCCTGCTTGGATCGCCGCACGCAACATATCGCCCGTTGAGATTTGTGGGATACCGTATTTTTCAGTAATAAACCCAGCCTGCGTACCTTTACCAGCGCCCGGTGGCCCTAAAAATAATAACCTCAACATTTGACTTTCCCGTGTGTTCCGCTCAGACTGCGCATCCTAGCGTTTGCCCTAAAAAAAGTCCAATGTCTAAGCGAAGTCGTCGCCAAAAACTCCCGCAAGAACCGCAAGCAGCCACCGTTACCGCTTTAAGCCACGATGGTCGTGGCATTGCTGTGATCGAAGGCAAAACAACCTTTGTACGTGCTGCCCTACCCGGCGAAGACGTCATGTTTCGCTATACCTCAAAACGTGGAAAATTTGACGAAGGACTCGCGGAGCAAATCAATACCGCCTCACCCGATCGCACCACACCACCCTGCCAACATTTTGGTGTCTGCGGCGCGTGCGCCATGCAACACATGCTGCCAGAAAAACAATTGCAACATAAACAAACGGTGTTACAAGAACAATTACAACACTTTGGAAAAGTTCAACCCAGCGAATGGTTACCACCATTAACCGGCCCCACAACAGGCTACCGGCACAAAGCCCGCTTGGGTTTACGTTACGTCCATAAAAAAGAAAAATTGCTGATTGGATTTCGTGAAGTCGGTGGACGCTTACTCGCTGACTGTGACCAATGCGAAGTGTTGCACCCGAGTGTTGGGCATCGCTTTGATGCATTACGTCAGCTTATTCAATCGCTCAGTATTTATGAGCAGATCCCGCAAATTGAAATTGCAGTGACAGAAACACAAGTGGCACTGGTTATTCGGCATTTACAGGACTTTACTGAAGAAGATTTAGGGAAATTACAGCAGTTTGCGAAAGCGGCTAAAGACATGGAGACCCCGGGTCAAGCCCGGGGTGACAGTGATAGTCAGAGTCAGGGTGACAACAGTAATCAGGCTGACAGTGATAGCCTCCCCTTCTACCTCTACCTGCAACCCAAAGGCCCCGACAGTATTCATTGCATTTATCCCGCACCCAATACTTTATTGCAATATTGTTTACCCGACTTTGATGTGACTTACGATTTTCATCCATGCGACTTTACACAAATTAATCCTGACATTAATCAACGAATGATCGCGCAAGCGTTAGCACACCTAGATATTCAAGCGGATGATACGGTGTTGGATTTATTTTGTGGCTTAGGTAACTTTACTTTGCCTATCGCACGCACAGCTAAACACGTCGTCGGCATTGAAGGCTGTGATGCCTTAGTCGACCGCGCGAAACATAATGCGCGAAAAAATCAACTAAGCAACGTCGATTTTCACGTCGCGGATTTAAACGAAGCATTGACAGGAGACTGGGCAACACGCACGTACGATAAATTATTACTCGATCCAGCACGTACCGGTGCTGATGGCATCATGCCCGCATTGACTACTTGGCAACCAAAAATCATCGTTTATGTTTCATGTAATCCAGCAACCTTAGCACGAGATGCCGGCTTGCTAGCCGAAGAGGGTTATACCCTGTTAAAATGCGGGGTCATGGATATGTTCCCACATACCACGCACGTAGAATCTATGGCCGTTTTTATTCGAGGATAATTTAGTATGAGTCAATTAAAGCCACTCACTGATGCCGAAAAACGTATTGAAGCCCGCCCACTTAATTTAGTATGGATGAGTATACTGGCCATGTCAGTCGGGATGATTGGTGGTTTTGGATCGATTATTTTTCGTGACATGATTGGCTTGGTGCATAACATCTTTTTCTTTGGCAAATTCAGTTTTGCATACGATTCAAATATTCATACCGATCCCAGTACCTGGGGCGCATTTATTATCTTAATTCCTGTTGTGGGTGGTGTCATTGTGACATGGTTAGTCAAAACCTTTGCGCCAGAAGCAAAAGGTCATGGTGTGCCTGAAGTTATGAATGCCGTGCACTATCAAAATGGCTTAATTCGCCCCATCGTTGCTATCGTTAAGTCGATTGCCTCCTCTATCTCTATTGGTAGTGGTGGTTCTGTTGGTCGTGAAGGCCCGATTATACAAATTGGTTCTGCCTTTGGTTCGACCTTAGGACAAATCA
This marine bacterium B5-7 DNA region includes the following protein-coding sequences:
- the adK gene encoding adenylate kinase, coding for MLRLLFLGPPGAGKGTQAGFITEKYGIPQISTGDMLRAAIQAGTEQGLNAKQFMDKGEYVPDEVMIALVTARIQAPDCANGFLLDGFPRTMPQAEALHAAGVDFDHVVEIQVPFETLVSRLSGRRVHAASGRTYHLEFNPPQVDGKDDATGEPLTQRSDDQEDTVRRRLQVYTDQTAPLIDYYTDKMADTYHVIDGTQTMDAVKEAIFNLI
- the rlmD gene encoding 23S rRNA (uracil(1939)-C(5))-methyltransferase RlmD, which produces MSKRSRRQKLPQEPQAATVTALSHDGRGIAVIEGKTTFVRAALPGEDVMFRYTSKRGKFDEGLAEQINTASPDRTTPPCQHFGVCGACAMQHMLPEKQLQHKQTVLQEQLQHFGKVQPSEWLPPLTGPTTGYRHKARLGLRYVHKKEKLLIGFREVGGRLLADCDQCEVLHPSVGHRFDALRQLIQSLSIYEQIPQIEIAVTETQVALVIRHLQDFTEEDLGKLQQFAKAAKDMETPGQARGDSDSQSQGDNSNQADSDSLPFYLYLQPKGPDSIHCIYPAPNTLLQYCLPDFDVTYDFHPCDFTQINPDINQRMIAQALAHLDIQADDTVLDLFCGLGNFTLPIARTAKHVVGIEGCDALVDRAKHNARKNQLSNVDFHVADLNEALTGDWATRTYDKLLLDPARTGADGIMPALTTWQPKIIVYVSCNPATLARDAGLLAEEGYTLLKCGVMDMFPHTTHVESMAVFIRG